The sequence CGAGGCGTTCACCCGGCAGGGCACCGAGTCGACTTTCAAGGGCGCCATGCCCTCCTACGGCACCAAGCTCATGGGCGTCTCCGGCCACGTCGAGCGCCCCGGGATCTTCGAGTTCGACCTCGGCATCCCCCTGCGGACCCTCGTCGAGCAGTACTGCGGCGGCATGCGCGCCGGCAAGAAGTACAAGGGCGCCATCCCCGGCGGCGTCTCCATGGGCATCCTCGGCCCGGACCAGTTCGACGCGGAACTCGACTTCGACATCGGCCGCAAGTACAACGTGCTCGGCCTGGGAACCGCCTGCCCGACCGTGTTCGACGAGGACACCGACATGGTGGCCGTCGCCCGGAACATCGCCCGCTTCTTCAAGCACGAGTCCTGCGGCCAGTGCACCCCCTGCCGCGAGGGAAGCGGCTGGCTCTACCAGCTGCTCGGCCGCATCGAGGAAGGCGACGCCAAGACCAAGGACCTCGACCTGGCCCTGGAGATCGCGACCAGCATGGGCTCCATGCCCGGCACGACCATCTGCGGCCTGGCCGACGGCAACAACTGGGCCGTGCGGACGATCATGAACAAGTACCGCGCCGAGTTCGAGAAGCGCGTGCGGCCAAGTTTCGTGCCGGTCAAGATGACCGTCGGAGCCGCCGCGCGGGGGTGACCTGAGGAAGGGGAAGGGGGAGGGGCAGATGGGACATCCTGTGCCGGTCGAGCCGCTACGCGCGGGCTTCCGCCTTGGCGCGCTTCTTCATCGCCAGCGCCACCGCCTTCTCGACACCCTCCGCCTCGCCCACCAGTTCCCCCAGCACGCGCCGGTAGGTATCGCCGAAACGGTCCACGAAGGTGTCGCCTGCGAGGATGATCTCCTCGATGTCGCGCCACGCGGGCGTCGCGCCGACCAGGGTTTCGCCGAGGTTCTGCGAGGCCTCGGAGCGCGAGACCGGATCGCGCACGCCGCCGCCGATGCGGCGGGCGCTGTCGAGTTCGTCGCGCACCTGGTCGCTGACGGGGCGGACGAACGCCTTGAGTTTCTCGAGAGCCTTCTCGGAGTTGATCTTGTCCCCGATCCCGGACAGGGTTCCGACGTGCAGGCGGACTCGCCGGGCGATCGGAAGGATGTCGCGGAGCGGGCCGGAGGTGGCGAGCAGCGCATCGGCACGGGCCCGGCGCGTGGGGGCGTCGGGGATGAGCTGCTCGATGCCCTTGGCGCCGAGCAGGGCGAGCGCGGCGGCCATTCGCCGCATCGCCGCGTCGCCGGCCTCGTCCATCACCATCACGTGCTCGGTGGACTTCTCGCCGAGGGTGTCGAGGCGCTGGCTGACGCCGGCGCGGGTCGTCGCCTTGAGGCCCAGGGACTTGAAGTCGACGGTCATGCCCGAGTCCATGATCGCGCGGGCCTGCTCCCACTTGCCGATCTCCTCGCTCATCGACCGGAACTGGGTCGCCGCGGCGCCGGCGCGGCCGGCGGCGGCTTTCAGATCGGCCTTGGCGGCCTTGAGCCGGTCGAGGATGGCGCGGGCGTCGCCGCCGGCGGGGACCTTGGAGATGGCGGGGAAAATCGGCCGCCAGGTCGGGGGCTCGAAGCCGAAATAGCGGGAGGTGGCGTCGCCGCCGGCCTGAGCGTCGCCCGAGGCCCGCAGCAGGGGGCCGGTGGGGACGAAGGTCACGCCCGCGGGGTATCCGCCGAGGACGCCGCTGAAGTGGCCGTAGGTGGCCTTGCGGCAGGCGGCGAAGAAATCGGTGAAGAGTTCGCTGGCGGGGGACTCGTCGGTATACAGGCCGGGGTCGTTCGCGTTCGCCGCGGCGGCGAGGCGAGCGGCGGTGCTCGGGTGGGTGGAGAGGAGGGTGTTGGACTTTTCCTCGCTGCGGCGGATGAGTTCGTCGCGGGCCTCGGGGGTGAGGCGGCGGGCGTAGTCGGCGACGAGGGCGGGGAAATCGTCGGGGAGTCGGGAACCGGAGTTGAACATCCGGCGGCTCTCCTCCATCGCCTTGGGGTAGGCCTCGCCAAGTTCGGCAAGGCGGCGGAAGGCGCTGGGGAATGACGCGGAGCCGGCCATCTGCACCTCGTAGCGGTCGGCGTCGAACTCCATCTGCTTGAGGAGGACGGAGCAGAAGGCCATCGCCGCGAGCGCCAGCACCTTGATCGCCAGCCGGCCAAGTCCGATGCACGCGCGGGCGAACCACGCGAGGAGGCGGTAGAGGATGTCCGTGGAATAGGACATCTGGTAGAGCAGCACGTCCCAGCCGTCGCGCCGGTAGGCGGCCTCGAGGAACCACTGGACCATCCGCATGCCGAGGTAGCTGACGCGCAGGCCGGTGCCCTGGGAGAAGTGGCCCAGTTCGTGGGCGAGCACGCCGGCGAACTCGCGCTTGGACATGCCGGCGACCAGCGGCAGGCCGATGGTGAGGACCATGTCGCCGCGCTGGAAGACGCTGACGAGGCCGGAGCGGAACGAGGCGGAGGCGTTGACGTCGCAGTTGATATCGATCCGCTTCGGGGCGGGGGCACCCATCGCAGCGCAGACGTTGCCGACAAAGGTGTGCAGACGGGATTCTTCGAACTCCTCGAGCACGATCGGGTCGCCGGCGTCTCCCCTGGGGGCGACCAGGGGCTTGAGCATCAGCAGGATGAGCGCGATGCCGCCCGCGGCGGGGAGGATGTAGAGGAAGATCGAGACGAGGTTCACCCGGGGGCGGCCCATCACGGCCGCGGCGATTTTCTCGGGCGAGTTGTTCGCGAGGTGCCAGTAGACCCCGTAGCCGACGGACGCGACGATGGCGAAATACAGCAGGGGGAGCAGGATGACGCCGGCCCCGAGGACGATGACGCCCAGGGCGTAGCCCGGCCGCTTGGGGACCGGCTTCCAACGAGCCGCCAACTCGGACCAATCGGGTTCACCCACCGCACCAGTTGCCATCGGGACGCTTCCACATAAGGTCCGACGCAAGGTTTGGTGCACCCGCACCCGGCCCCCGCGCAGGGGGAGGCACAATATCACAAACAGAATCGGAGAGCAATGGGCTGGGCGCCGTTTCGGGCTCGGGAATCGGCATTGGAGGTGGGGCCAGACTCAGACAGTGGCGGAGGCGATCCAGATGGCGATGAACGCGGCGAAGTCGGTCGGGTCGGTGACGCCGTCCGCGTTGACATCGACGTTCAGGTCGCCGCGGAGCAGGCTGGCGTTCCACTCAAGGGAGAAGGCCGCGATATCGGCGGGGGTCACGGCGCCGTCCATGTCCCAGTCGCCGGGGCTGTGCACCACGAACTGCCGATCGCCGGAGGAGTAGAACCCCAGGCTCACCAGGCAGCCGACCAGTTCCCAGGTGTACGTGCCCGGTGGAAGTGCGTGCTCGGCCGGGATTGTGAACGGCGACGACGTGATGTGAGCGAACGTCAGTGGATCGGTGTCTGGCGGGAGCCGGTCCGGGTCGGAGCCCTTGAAGATGTTGATTGCGTAGGACTCGCTGTTTGTTGTGGTATCGGTCCACACGAAGGTGACTCGACCCGAGCGCAGCCGAGCGCCCTGGGCCGGCGATACAGCAATCGGCGGAGGAACCCCTACGCCTGCGGCCGGTGCGCCGGCTCGCGATCCTCTTGCTACCGGTGTCAGACCGAGGCCGAGCGCCAGCGCGGCGGCGCTCAGCATCACTTGACGGCAGTTCCTGACTGGCCGCGAGTTCTCCAATGCTTGCCTCCCGTGGCATCTTGCAATCGGACCGAGGTCTGATTGACTGTTTCATCGGCTGGGGCTACGGGCTGGCTCGAACCACTGTCCGCCACCATCCCGTTGCCCGGCGGCTTCTGCACTCGCGGATACGCCGCGCGTTGGCCCCTGAACGCGGCGCGTGGGGCCTTCGACGGCCAGTGTCAGCCCTTCTACGGAGCGCGTCGAGACCCTGCTCAATCATCCTGTCAGGTGCGGGCCGACGCAGAACGCGGTCAGGGCCAGCACCAGCACACCGCCCAACGCCCAGCCCAGCACTCCCGCTGCGCGGAATCTCGCACGCCGAAGATGGCCTGTCGCACCG comes from Phycisphaeraceae bacterium and encodes:
- a CDS encoding M48 family metalloprotease, translating into MATGAVGEPDWSELAARWKPVPKRPGYALGVIVLGAGVILLPLLYFAIVASVGYGVYWHLANNSPEKIAAAVMGRPRVNLVSIFLYILPAAGGIALILLMLKPLVAPRGDAGDPIVLEEFEESRLHTFVGNVCAAMGAPAPKRIDINCDVNASASFRSGLVSVFQRGDMVLTIGLPLVAGMSKREFAGVLAHELGHFSQGTGLRVSYLGMRMVQWFLEAAYRRDGWDVLLYQMSYSTDILYRLLAWFARACIGLGRLAIKVLALAAMAFCSVLLKQMEFDADRYEVQMAGSASFPSAFRRLAELGEAYPKAMEESRRMFNSGSRLPDDFPALVADYARRLTPEARDELIRRSEEKSNTLLSTHPSTAARLAAAANANDPGLYTDESPASELFTDFFAACRKATYGHFSGVLGGYPAGVTFVPTGPLLRASGDAQAGGDATSRYFGFEPPTWRPIFPAISKVPAGGDARAILDRLKAAKADLKAAAGRAGAAATQFRSMSEEIGKWEQARAIMDSGMTVDFKSLGLKATTRAGVSQRLDTLGEKSTEHVMVMDEAGDAAMRRMAAALALLGAKGIEQLIPDAPTRRARADALLATSGPLRDILPIARRVRLHVGTLSGIGDKINSEKALEKLKAFVRPVSDQVRDELDSARRIGGGVRDPVSRSEASQNLGETLVGATPAWRDIEEIILAGDTFVDRFGDTYRRVLGELVGEAEGVEKAVALAMKKRAKAEARA